Proteins encoded in a region of the Methylobacterium radiotolerans JCM 2831 genome:
- a CDS encoding response regulator translates to MATVLAVDDSPSIRQMIKVVLGPAGHTVIEAGDGAEGLAKARSESVNLVITDLNMPVMNGLEMIKQLRTLPSFTGVPILFLSTESDEGIKQQAKAAGATGWITKPFKPEQLLAVVGKLVRA, encoded by the coding sequence ATGGCCACTGTCCTCGCCGTCGACGACTCGCCCAGCATCCGGCAGATGATCAAGGTGGTGCTCGGCCCGGCCGGCCACACGGTGATCGAGGCCGGCGACGGCGCCGAAGGCCTCGCGAAGGCCCGGAGCGAGAGCGTCAACCTCGTCATCACCGATCTCAACATGCCGGTGATGAACGGGCTGGAGATGATCAAGCAGCTGCGGACTCTGCCGAGCTTCACGGGCGTGCCGATCCTCTTCCTGAGCACGGAATCCGACGAGGGGATCAAGCAGCAGGCGAAGGCGGCCGGGGCGACCGGCTGGATCACCAAGCCGTTCAAGCCCGAGCAGCTGCTCGCCGTCGTGGGCAAGCTCGTCCGCGCCTGA
- a CDS encoding STAS domain-containing protein: MSEAPALTLAPDCTIRTVRSLQDTLAAALAGAAHLTLDCAAVERADITFVQIVLAADKAARRRGAGVALVNVPPAVESAFRRAAIALPSAPVL; encoded by the coding sequence ATGTCCGAGGCTCCCGCCCTCACGCTCGCTCCCGACTGCACCATCCGGACCGTCCGGTCGCTGCAGGACACGCTGGCGGCGGCGCTCGCCGGCGCGGCGCACCTCACCCTCGACTGCGCGGCGGTCGAGCGCGCGGACATCACCTTCGTCCAGATCGTACTCGCGGCCGACAAGGCGGCGCGGCGGCGCGGCGCCGGCGTCGCGCTGGTCAACGTCCCTCCGGCGGTGGAGAGCGCGTTCCGGCGCGCCGCGATCGCACTCCCCAGCGCGCCGGTCCTCTAG
- a CDS encoding methyl-accepting chemotaxis protein: protein MSFQAAHDILRQVPGRFRRPQMRSELRPDGRGDGRVEDRPGSGAAPGAAIPPAPPAEAAASSIESEPVPPHVAMPAEPAPAAGAADLLQAWLGLSAQQRALLDALVAELGIVSTDVEANVHGLSNRFQNIAASTCEQSEIVRGLVASVQTVQIDDKTLQLGDVAAGLGETLTALIERITLMSSRGSTLAQGLTGVLEGLTSVEGSVAQIERINRQTNLLALNAKIEAARAGASGAAFAVVADEVRGLATTINALSDVIKQQIGTMAAGLRSSHALLGDIAAIDMSEESRTAETRVRMVMRALVEQNAQVAGILQQTAETTQAITQDVSAAIVAMQFQDRAKQRIQNVEGLLRSAGAELGRLSADSADRVAAPGAAADPAWIEAAIGSCTLGEVRARLTERLLGGAPATAKPAADAAAADDLDGIDLF, encoded by the coding sequence ATGTCCTTCCAAGCCGCCCACGACATTCTCAGGCAGGTCCCGGGCCGGTTTCGCCGGCCCCAGATGCGTTCCGAGCTGCGGCCCGATGGCCGGGGCGATGGCCGGGTCGAAGACCGGCCCGGATCGGGCGCGGCGCCCGGCGCCGCGATCCCGCCGGCCCCGCCCGCGGAGGCGGCCGCGTCATCCATCGAGTCCGAGCCCGTGCCGCCGCACGTCGCGATGCCGGCCGAGCCGGCGCCCGCCGCGGGGGCGGCCGACCTGCTCCAGGCCTGGCTCGGCCTCTCGGCGCAGCAGCGGGCGCTGCTCGACGCCCTCGTCGCCGAACTCGGGATCGTCTCCACCGACGTGGAGGCCAACGTCCACGGCCTGTCCAACCGCTTCCAGAACATCGCCGCCTCGACCTGCGAGCAGTCGGAGATCGTCCGGGGGCTCGTCGCCTCGGTTCAGACCGTCCAGATCGACGACAAGACCCTGCAGCTCGGCGACGTCGCCGCCGGCCTCGGCGAGACGCTCACCGCGCTGATCGAGCGGATCACCCTGATGTCGTCCCGCGGCTCGACCCTCGCCCAGGGGCTCACGGGGGTGCTCGAGGGCCTGACGTCGGTCGAGGGCAGCGTCGCGCAGATCGAGCGGATCAACCGCCAGACCAACCTCCTCGCCCTGAACGCCAAGATCGAGGCGGCCCGGGCCGGCGCCAGCGGCGCGGCCTTCGCGGTGGTCGCCGACGAGGTGCGCGGCCTCGCCACGACCATCAACGCCCTGTCGGACGTGATCAAGCAGCAGATCGGCACCATGGCGGCCGGCCTGCGCAGCAGCCACGCCCTGCTGGGCGACATCGCGGCGATCGACATGTCCGAGGAGAGCCGGACCGCCGAGACGCGCGTCCGCATGGTGATGCGGGCGCTGGTCGAGCAGAACGCGCAGGTCGCGGGCATCCTGCAGCAGACCGCCGAGACCACGCAGGCCATCACGCAGGATGTGTCGGCGGCGATCGTGGCGATGCAGTTCCAGGACCGGGCCAAGCAGCGCATCCAGAACGTCGAGGGCCTGCTGCGCTCGGCCGGAGCGGAACTCGGCCGGCTCTCCGCCGACAGCGCGGACCGCGTCGCGGCGCCGGGTGCGGCGGCCGACCCGGCCTGGATCGAGGCGGCGATCGGGAGCTGCACGCTGGGTGAGGTTCGGGCGCGCCTGACGGAGCGCCTGCTCGGCGGTGCCCCGGCCACCGCGAAGCCGGCCGCCGACGCTGCGGCCGCCGACGATCTGGACGGCATCGACCTGTTCTAG
- a CDS encoding HAMP domain-containing methyl-accepting chemotaxis protein, which produces MRFSIKAKLGVGFGAILVLLGAASGVGYQRLTAADATMKYVLSRAEVQKLVLEGKANAIRAGFNVRGALLSPDEAQMAEFAKRVTNNRADAMAALAKVRPLLMSDEGRRLFEDLMGKFEKQTDLGTRALEMTRENSNGKTWAEINAAGRPALAALRTDLDALIVAPADAQNPAADRLARVAAVFKGRVERAWGQLTSATGTTSAEALQQRVALAKQSREEINRSLEELAPAAQTAGVAVAGVRERFATWAASFQRALAVVETGTSVKAAELASGDYAKVSTTAIDAFEALAERQKRFMDEAAVQANAESAQGQTILLTVAAAALLLGLGIATWLALSISRGLGRAVTLADAVAMGDLSQTAKVTSNDELGDLVGAMGRMTENLNATAALANAIARGDLTVEARPLSDKDTMGLALQTMLTKLRAVVAEASAAASNVSAGSQELSASAEQLSQGSTEQAASTEEASASMEEMAANVKQNAENASQTETIARQSAQDAEASGVAVGRAVEAMQTIAQKITIVQEIARQTDLLALNAAVEAARAGEHGRGFAVVASEVRKLAERSQAAAAEIGTLSADTVKAAQQAGDMLGRLVPDIKKTAGLVEEITAACREQDVGSGQINQAIQQLDKVTQQNASASEQVSATSEELATQAEKLQATIAYFRLAEASAPGAPLAGVPLAGVDQAVMRLRATAARMGTASAGPASGASSAAIRSPSPKRAGGRGPAAGGGFALDMGAGDAQDAAFTRVA; this is translated from the coding sequence ATGCGTTTCTCGATCAAGGCCAAGCTCGGGGTCGGCTTCGGCGCGATCCTCGTCCTCCTCGGGGCCGCCAGCGGCGTCGGCTACCAGCGGCTCACCGCGGCCGACGCCACGATGAAGTACGTCCTCAGCCGCGCCGAGGTGCAGAAGCTGGTCCTCGAGGGCAAGGCGAACGCCATCCGCGCCGGGTTCAACGTCCGCGGCGCCCTGCTCAGCCCGGACGAGGCGCAGATGGCGGAGTTCGCCAAGCGCGTGACGAACAACCGGGCCGACGCCATGGCGGCCCTGGCCAAGGTGAGGCCGCTCCTCATGTCCGACGAGGGCCGGCGCCTGTTCGAGGACTTGATGGGCAAGTTCGAGAAGCAGACCGACCTGGGGACCCGCGCCCTGGAGATGACCCGCGAGAACTCGAACGGGAAGACCTGGGCCGAGATCAATGCCGCGGGTCGCCCGGCGCTGGCCGCCCTGCGCACGGACCTCGACGCCCTGATCGTCGCGCCGGCGGACGCCCAGAACCCCGCCGCGGACCGGCTGGCGCGGGTCGCCGCGGTGTTCAAGGGCCGGGTGGAGCGGGCCTGGGGCCAGCTCACCTCCGCGACCGGGACGACGAGCGCCGAGGCGCTGCAGCAGCGCGTCGCCCTCGCCAAGCAGTCGCGCGAGGAGATCAACCGCTCCCTGGAGGAACTCGCCCCGGCGGCCCAGACGGCGGGCGTCGCCGTCGCGGGCGTCCGCGAGCGGTTCGCGACCTGGGCGGCCTCGTTCCAGCGCGCGCTGGCCGTCGTGGAGACCGGGACATCGGTGAAGGCGGCCGAGCTGGCCTCGGGTGACTACGCGAAGGTGAGCACGACCGCGATCGACGCGTTCGAGGCCCTGGCCGAGCGGCAGAAGCGCTTCATGGACGAGGCCGCGGTCCAGGCCAACGCGGAATCGGCCCAGGGTCAGACCATCCTGCTGACCGTGGCGGCGGCGGCCCTCCTCCTCGGCCTCGGCATCGCCACGTGGCTCGCCCTCTCGATCTCCCGCGGGCTCGGCCGCGCCGTGACCCTGGCCGACGCGGTGGCCATGGGCGACCTGAGCCAGACCGCGAAGGTCACCTCGAACGACGAGCTCGGCGACCTCGTCGGCGCCATGGGCCGCATGACCGAGAACCTGAACGCGACGGCCGCGCTCGCCAACGCCATCGCGCGGGGCGACCTCACGGTCGAGGCCAGGCCGCTCTCCGACAAGGACACGATGGGCCTCGCCCTGCAGACCATGCTGACGAAGCTGCGCGCCGTCGTGGCCGAGGCGAGCGCGGCGGCGAGCAACGTGTCCGCGGGGTCCCAGGAGCTGTCGGCGTCGGCCGAGCAGCTGTCGCAGGGCTCGACCGAGCAGGCGGCCTCGACCGAGGAAGCCTCGGCGTCGATGGAGGAGATGGCCGCCAACGTGAAGCAGAACGCCGAGAACGCCAGCCAGACCGAGACGATCGCCCGGCAATCGGCCCAGGACGCCGAGGCCAGCGGCGTCGCCGTCGGCCGGGCCGTGGAGGCCATGCAGACCATCGCCCAGAAGATCACCATCGTGCAGGAGATCGCCCGCCAGACCGACCTGCTGGCCCTCAACGCCGCCGTCGAGGCCGCCCGGGCCGGCGAGCACGGGCGCGGCTTCGCGGTGGTGGCCAGCGAGGTGCGCAAGCTCGCCGAGCGCAGCCAGGCGGCCGCGGCCGAGATCGGCACGCTCTCGGCCGACACCGTCAAGGCCGCCCAGCAGGCCGGCGACATGCTGGGCCGGCTCGTGCCCGACATCAAGAAGACCGCCGGCCTGGTCGAGGAGATCACCGCCGCCTGCCGGGAGCAGGATGTCGGCTCGGGCCAGATCAACCAGGCGATCCAGCAGCTCGACAAGGTCACCCAGCAGAACGCCAGCGCCTCCGAGCAGGTCTCGGCCACCTCCGAGGAGCTGGCCACCCAGGCCGAGAAGCTGCAGGCGACGATCGCCTACTTCCGCCTCGCCGAGGCGTCCGCGCCGGGCGCGCCCCTGGCGGGTGTCCCCCTGGCCGGCGTCGATCAGGCGGTGATGCGCCTGCGCGCGACCGCGGCGCGGATGGGCACGGCCTCGGCGGGCCCGGCCTCGGGCGCTTCCTCGGCGGCGATCCGCTCGCCGAGCCCGAAGCGGGCGGGCGGGCGCGGCCCGGCCGCGGGCGGCGGCTTCGCCCTCGACATGGGCGCGGGCGACGCGCAGGACGCCGCCTTCACCCGCGTCGCCTGA
- a CDS encoding chemotaxis protein CheW yields MSGGVTSGVTSGVTRGVTRGSPGSGPQAGAQSGAQPGARVGGPAGQRGGRQVVMFRIGTESFALEAGMVREIIDPIPATRVAGARAHVDRIVNVRGNVVPLADIRGRFGMPAAADSPDTRFLVLEVAVAGDPVVVALVADKVFAVTEVDPADCEAVPPVGTTWRPEYIRAIVKAGDDFIIVPDLEQILN; encoded by the coding sequence ATGAGCGGCGGCGTGACGAGCGGCGTGACGAGCGGTGTGACGCGCGGCGTGACGCGCGGGTCTCCCGGGTCCGGGCCGCAGGCGGGCGCGCAGTCTGGCGCGCAGCCTGGCGCGCGGGTGGGCGGTCCGGCGGGTCAGCGGGGCGGCCGGCAGGTGGTGATGTTCCGGATCGGCACGGAGAGCTTCGCGCTGGAGGCCGGGATGGTGCGCGAGATCATCGACCCGATCCCGGCGACCCGGGTGGCGGGGGCGCGGGCGCATGTCGACCGGATCGTGAACGTGCGCGGCAACGTCGTGCCGCTGGCCGACATCCGCGGGCGGTTCGGGATGCCGGCGGCGGCCGACAGCCCGGACACGCGCTTCCTGGTGCTGGAGGTGGCGGTGGCGGGCGATCCGGTGGTGGTCGCGCTGGTGGCCGACAAGGTGTTCGCGGTCACCGAGGTCGACCCGGCCGATTGCGAGGCGGTGCCGCCGGTCGGGACGACGTGGCGGCCCGAGTACATCCGCGCGATCGTCAAGGCGGGCGACGACTTCATCATCGTCCCCGACCTCGAGCAGATCCTCAACTGA
- a CDS encoding chemotaxis protein CheA, with translation MTALDPAEIFRAEAAELLACLETTLLDLGDRPEDRTLIDTAFRALHTIKGSGAMFGFEQVAAFTHDFETAFDRVRRGEVPVGRDLVNVSLSAKDFIRGLIEEPEVSAPIIGEAILAELEQLLGAAGADAAQAAADTAADTAADTAAASDAPPAEAGWRIGIAFAPDVLRNGTNPLALLDELRDLGACTVVPRLEALPELPGLDPESLALGWDVTLRGPVSRAAVEDVFLFVRDEMVLTLEPAGPALPDAAPPEPVPVQARAPAPVAAEPAPPAAPAAAPAAAATPAVAAAAPADARAPARRAEDRPASSVRVEAERLDELMDRVGELVIAQARLGQLAGLHADPGLKTVAEEIERLSARLRDTTMSIRMVAIGALFGRFRRLVHDLARDLGKPVEFVTGGEETELDKTVIERLADPLVHLIRNAIDHGIEAPAQRAAAAKPATGRITLTAEHVGAQVLVSVRDDGAGLDAARIRAKAEERGLCAPGAVLSDQQIYQFLFAPGFSTAPTISALSGRGVGMDVVKKTIESLRGTIDITTEPGGGTCVALRLPLTLAIIEGLLIRVGAGRYVIPLAAVEECVALPAGERGGRGRDFLNIRGALVPFLRLRDLFGAPGEPEEHQKVIVVSAGEARVGLVADQIIGNHQTVIKSLSKLHADVATFSGATILGDGTAALIVDVGRLVGGGERAHESPRESPRAYQEVA, from the coding sequence ATGACTGCCCTGGATCCGGCGGAGATCTTCCGCGCCGAGGCCGCCGAGCTGCTCGCCTGCCTGGAGACGACCCTGCTCGACCTCGGCGACCGGCCCGAGGACCGGACCCTGATCGACACCGCCTTCCGCGCCCTGCACACCATCAAGGGCTCGGGCGCCATGTTCGGCTTCGAGCAGGTCGCCGCCTTCACCCACGACTTCGAGACCGCCTTCGACCGCGTCCGCCGCGGCGAGGTCCCGGTCGGCCGCGACCTCGTCAACGTCTCCCTCTCGGCCAAGGACTTCATCCGCGGCCTCATCGAGGAGCCCGAGGTCAGCGCGCCCATCATCGGCGAGGCCATCCTGGCCGAGCTCGAGCAGCTCCTCGGCGCCGCGGGCGCCGACGCGGCCCAGGCCGCTGCCGATACCGCTGCCGATACCGCCGCCGATACCGCCGCCGCTTCCGACGCCCCGCCCGCCGAGGCCGGCTGGCGGATCGGCATCGCCTTCGCCCCGGACGTCCTGCGCAACGGCACCAACCCGCTCGCCCTCCTCGACGAGCTGCGCGACCTCGGCGCCTGCACGGTCGTGCCGCGGCTCGAGGCCCTGCCCGAGCTGCCCGGCCTCGATCCCGAGAGCCTCGCCCTCGGCTGGGACGTCACGCTGCGCGGGCCCGTCAGCCGCGCGGCGGTCGAGGACGTGTTCCTGTTCGTGCGCGACGAGATGGTCCTGACCCTGGAGCCGGCCGGCCCGGCGTTGCCGGACGCCGCCCCGCCCGAGCCGGTGCCGGTCCAGGCGCGCGCGCCCGCTCCGGTCGCGGCGGAGCCGGCACCACCGGCCGCGCCCGCTGCCGCGCCCGCTGCCGCTGCCACCCCGGCCGTCGCCGCTGCCGCGCCGGCCGATGCCCGGGCGCCGGCGCGGCGGGCCGAGGACCGGCCGGCCAGCAGCGTGCGGGTCGAGGCCGAGCGGCTCGACGAGCTGATGGACCGGGTCGGCGAACTCGTCATCGCCCAGGCCCGCCTCGGCCAGCTCGCCGGCTTGCACGCCGATCCCGGCCTCAAGACCGTCGCGGAGGAGATCGAGCGCCTCTCGGCGCGCCTGCGCGACACCACGATGAGCATCCGCATGGTCGCCATCGGCGCCCTGTTCGGCCGCTTCCGCCGCCTCGTCCACGACCTCGCGCGCGACCTCGGCAAGCCGGTCGAGTTCGTCACCGGCGGCGAGGAGACCGAGCTCGACAAGACCGTGATCGAGCGCCTGGCCGACCCGCTCGTCCACCTGATCCGCAACGCCATCGACCACGGCATCGAGGCGCCCGCGCAGCGCGCGGCCGCCGCCAAGCCCGCCACGGGCCGGATCACGCTCACCGCCGAGCATGTCGGCGCCCAGGTGCTGGTGAGCGTGCGCGACGACGGCGCCGGGCTCGACGCGGCGCGCATCCGCGCCAAGGCCGAGGAGCGGGGCCTGTGCGCGCCCGGCGCGGTGCTGAGCGACCAGCAGATCTACCAGTTCCTGTTCGCGCCGGGCTTCTCGACCGCGCCGACGATCTCGGCGCTGTCGGGGCGCGGGGTCGGCATGGACGTGGTCAAGAAGACGATCGAGAGCCTGCGCGGCACGATCGACATCACCACCGAGCCGGGGGGCGGGACCTGCGTGGCGCTGCGCCTGCCGCTGACCCTGGCGATCATCGAGGGGCTGCTGATCCGGGTCGGCGCGGGGCGCTACGTGATCCCGCTGGCGGCGGTGGAGGAGTGCGTCGCGCTGCCCGCGGGCGAGCGCGGCGGGCGCGGGCGGGACTTCCTGAACATCCGCGGCGCGCTGGTGCCGTTCCTGCGGCTGCGCGACCTGTTCGGGGCGCCGGGCGAGCCGGAGGAGCACCAGAAGGTGATCGTGGTGTCGGCGGGCGAGGCGCGGGTCGGCCTGGTGGCGGACCAGATCATCGGCAACCACCAGACGGTGATCAAGTCGCTGTCGAAGCTGCACGCGGACGTGGCGACGTTCTCGGGGGCGACGATCCTGGGCGACGGCACGGCCGCGCTGATCGTCGATGTCGGCCGGCTCGTGGGCGGCGGCGAGCGGGCGCACGAGAGCCCGCGCGAGAGCCCGCGCGCCTACCAGGAGGTGGCGTGA